The following proteins are co-located in the Helicobacter acinonychis genome:
- a CDS encoding cytochrome-c peroxidase, protein MKKSILLSVCLAFSCIHALSDMDLIKKAKESHLEPMPMGKELKEYQIKKTKDVGIGAKKSEIMTPAQVELGKMLYFDPRISTSYLVSCNTCHNLGLGGVDLVPSAVGSQWRKNPHLLSSPTVYNSVFNDVQFWDGRVTHLNEQAQGPIQSSFEMGADPKVVVEKINSMPGYVKLFRKAYGSKVKIDFKLIADSIAMFEATLITPSRYDDFLRGNPKALSKAEQEGLDLFISKGCVACHNGINLGGSMQPLGVVKPYKFANVGDFKGDKNGLVKVPTLRNITETMPYFHNGQFWDVKDAIKEMGSIQLGIQISDTEAQKIETFFEALKGKKPKIIYPELPVMTDKTPKPSF, encoded by the coding sequence ATGAAAAAATCCATTTTATTGAGCGTTTGCTTGGCTTTTTCTTGCATTCACGCTTTAAGCGATATGGATCTCATCAAAAAAGCGAAAGAAAGCCATCTAGAACCCATGCCTATGGGCAAGGAGCTCAAAGAATACCAGATCAAAAAAACTAAAGATGTGGGTATTGGTGCTAAAAAAAGCGAGATTATGACCCCCGCTCAAGTGGAATTAGGCAAAATGCTCTATTTTGACCCTAGGATTTCTACTTCCTATCTTGTGTCTTGTAACACATGCCATAATCTAGGCTTAGGCGGAGTGGATCTAGTCCCAAGTGCAGTAGGCTCTCAATGGAGGAAAAACCCCCACCTTTTAAGCTCCCCAACGGTGTATAACTCTGTCTTTAATGATGTGCAGTTTTGGGATGGTAGGGTTACGCATTTAAACGAGCAGGCGCAAGGGCCTATCCAGTCTTCTTTTGAAATGGGGGCTGACCCAAAAGTCGTGGTAGAAAAAATCAATTCCATGCCAGGCTATGTCAAACTCTTTAGAAAAGCTTATGGCTCTAAAGTCAAAATTGACTTTAAATTGATCGCAGATAGTATCGCTATGTTTGAAGCCACGCTCATTACCCCAAGCCGCTATGATGATTTTTTAAGGGGCAATCCTAAAGCACTCAGTAAAGCCGAACAAGAAGGGCTGGATTTATTCATTTCTAAAGGCTGTGTGGCTTGCCATAATGGGATCAATCTTGGCGGATCGATGCAACCTCTTGGGGTGGTCAAACCTTATAAATTCGCTAATGTGGGCGATTTCAAAGGCGATAAAAACGGGCTTGTGAAAGTGCCTACTTTAAGGAATATCACCGAAACGATGCCTTATTTTCATAACGGACAATTTTGGGATGTCAAAGATGCGATCAAAGAAATGGGCTCTATCCAGTTAGGCATTCAAATCAGCGATACAGAAGCGCAAAAGATTGAAACTTTCTTTGAAGCCTTAAAGGGTAAAAAACCTAAAATAATCTACCCAGAACTCCCTGTGATGACAGACAAAACCCCTAAACCCTCTTTTTAA
- a CDS encoding YdcH family protein, translating into MFHEFRDEISVLKANNPHFYRIFEKHNQLDDDIKTAEQQNVSDAEISHMKKQKLKLKDEIHSMIIEYREKQKSEHA; encoded by the coding sequence ATGTTCCATGAATTTAGAGACGAAATCAGCGTGTTAAAAGCGAATAATCCGCATTTTTATAGGATTTTTGAGAAACACAACCAACTTGATGATGATATTAAAACCGCTGAGCAACAAAATGTTAGCGACGCAGAAATCAGCCACATGAAAAAACAAAAATTAAAATTAAAAGATGAAATCCACAGCATGATCATAGAATACAGAGAAAAGCAAAAATCTGAACATGCTTAA
- the alaS gene encoding alanine--tRNA ligase, whose amino-acid sequence MDIRNEFLQFFKNKGHEIYPSMPLVPNDSTLLFTNAGMVQFKDIFTGMVPHPSIPRATSSQLCMRAGGKHNDLENVGYTARHHTLFEMLGNFSFGDYFKEEAILFAWEFVTKNLGFKPKDLYISVHEKDDEAFKLWEKFVPTDKIKKMGDKDNFWQMGDSGPCGPCSEIYIDQGEKHFKGSEDYFGGEGDRFLEIWNLVFMQYERSNDGILSPLPKPSIDTGMGLERVQALLEHKLNNFDSSLFAPLMKEISELTSLDYASEFQPSFRVVADHARAVAFLLAQGVHFNKEGRGYVLRRILRRSLRHGYLMGLKEAFLYRVVGVVCEQFADTHAYLKESKEMVMKECFEEEKRFLETLESGMELFNLSLKHLNDNKIFDGKIAFKLYDTFGFPLDLTNDMLRNHGACVDMQGFESCMQEQVKRSKASWKGKRNNADFSTILNAYAPNVFVGYETTECFSQALGFFDSDFKEMTETNPNQEVWVLLEKTPFYAEGGGAIGDRGALLKDDEEAALVLDTKNFFGLNFSLLKIKKALKKGDQVIAQVSNERLEIAKHHSATHLLQSALREVLGSHVSQAGSLVESKRLRFDFSHSKALNDEELEKVEDLVNAQIFKHLSSQVEHMPLNQAKDKGALALFSEKYAENVRVVSFKEASIELCGGIHVENTGLIGGFRILKESGVSSGVRRIEAVCGKAFYQLAKEENKELKNARILLKNNDLIAGINKLKESVKNSQKASVPMDLPIETINGTSVVVGVVEQGDIKEMIDRLKNKHEKLLAMVFKQENERISLACGVKNAPIKAHVWANEVAQILGGKGGGRDDFASAGGKDIEKLQAALNAAKNTALKALEK is encoded by the coding sequence ATGGATATTCGCAACGAATTTTTACAATTTTTTAAAAATAAGGGGCATGAGATTTATCCTAGCATGCCCTTAGTACCTAATGATTCTACCTTGCTTTTTACTAATGCTGGTATGGTGCAATTTAAAGACATTTTTACCGGCATGGTGCCACACCCTAGCATTCCTAGAGCAACAAGCTCGCAACTATGCATGCGTGCAGGGGGTAAGCATAACGATTTAGAAAATGTCGGTTATACCGCAAGACACCACACGCTTTTTGAAATGCTAGGGAATTTCTCTTTTGGGGATTATTTCAAAGAAGAAGCGATTTTGTTTGCGTGGGAATTTGTAACCAAAAATTTAGGGTTTAAGCCTAAAGATTTGTATATTAGCGTGCATGAGAAAGATGATGAAGCCTTTAAATTATGGGAAAAGTTTGTGCCTACTGATAAAATCAAAAAAATGGGCGATAAAGATAATTTCTGGCAAATGGGTGATAGCGGGCCTTGCGGGCCTTGCAGTGAAATTTATATTGATCAAGGCGAAAAACACTTTAAGGGGAGTGAGGATTATTTTGGGGGCGAGGGCGATAGGTTTTTAGAAATTTGGAATTTGGTGTTCATGCAATACGAACGCTCTAATGATGGCATTTTATCCCCCTTGCCAAAGCCTAGCATTGATACAGGCATGGGGCTAGAAAGGGTGCAAGCGCTCTTAGAACATAAGCTCAATAATTTTGATTCTTCATTATTTGCGCCTTTAATGAAAGAGATCAGCGAACTTACAAGCCTAGATTATGCGAGCGAGTTCCAGCCAAGCTTTAGGGTAGTGGCCGATCATGCAAGGGCGGTGGCGTTTTTGCTCGCTCAAGGGGTGCATTTCAATAAAGAGGGTCGTGGCTATGTTTTAAGGCGTATTTTAAGGCGCTCTTTAAGGCATGGGTATTTAATGGGCTTGAAAGAAGCGTTTCTATACAGAGTCGTGGGCGTGGTGTGCGAGCAATTTGCCGACACGCATGCGTATTTGAAAGAGTCTAAAGAAATGGTGATGAAAGAGTGCTTTGAAGAAGAAAAACGCTTTTTAGAGACTTTAGAATCTGGCATGGAATTATTTAATTTGTCTTTAAAACATTTGAATGACAATAAAATCTTTGATGGGAAAATCGCTTTCAAGCTTTATGATACTTTTGGTTTCCCTTTGGATTTAACGAACGATATGTTAAGAAATCATGGGGCGTGTGTGGATATGCAAGGCTTTGAAAGTTGCATGCAAGAGCAGGTGAAACGCTCTAAAGCCTCATGGAAAGGCAAACGAAACAACGCCGATTTTAGCACCATTTTAAACGCTTATGCACCTAATGTATTTGTGGGGTATGAAACGACAGAATGTTTTAGCCAAGCGTTAGGGTTTTTTGATAGCGATTTTAAAGAAATGACAGAAACAAATCCTAACCAAGAAGTTTGGGTGTTGTTAGAAAAAACGCCTTTTTATGCAGAAGGTGGGGGGGCTATAGGCGATAGGGGTGCACTTTTAAAAGATGATGAAGAAGCGGCTTTAGTGCTAGATACAAAAAACTTTTTTGGGCTTAATTTTTCGCTCCTTAAAATCAAAAAAGCGCTAAAAAAAGGCGATCAAGTGATTGCACAAGTGAGCAATGAACGCTTAGAAATTGCTAAACACCATAGTGCGACGCATTTATTACAGAGTGCGTTAAGAGAAGTTTTAGGCTCGCATGTGAGTCAAGCGGGGAGTTTAGTAGAATCCAAACGATTGCGTTTTGACTTTTCGCATTCTAAAGCGCTCAATGATGAAGAGTTGGAAAAAGTAGAAGATTTAGTCAATGCTCAAATTTTCAAGCACTTAAGCAGCCAAGTGGAGCATATGCCTTTAAATCAAGCCAAGGATAAGGGGGCGTTAGCGTTGTTTAGTGAAAAATACGCTGAAAATGTGCGGGTGGTGAGCTTTAAAGAAGCGTCCATTGAATTGTGTGGGGGCATTCATGTGGAAAATACTGGGCTTATTGGGGGGTTTAGGATCCTTAAAGAAAGCGGGGTAAGCAGTGGGGTCAGGCGCATTGAAGCGGTATGTGGGAAAGCCTTTTACCAATTGGCTAAAGAAGAAAATAAAGAGCTTAAAAACGCTAGGATTTTATTGAAAAATAACGATTTGATAGCCGGCATTAATAAGCTCAAAGAGAGCGTGAAGAATAGCCAAAAAGCATCCGTCCCTATGGATTTGCCGATTGAAACGATTAATGGCACAAGCGTAGTGGTGGGCGTAGTGGAACAAGGCGATATTAAAGAAATGATTGACCGGTTAAAAAACAAGCATGAAAAATTGCTCGCTATGGTGTTTAAGCAAGAAAATGAGCGCATCAGTCTCGCATGTGGGGTAAAAAATGCCCCTATAAAAGCGCATGTGTGGGCTAATGAAGTGGCGCAAATTTTGGGGGGTAAAGGGGGCGGAAGAGACGATTTTGCGAGTGCTGGAGGTAAGGATATTGAAAAATTACAAGCAGCACTTAATGCGGCGAAAAATACCGCTTTAAAAGCTTTAGAAAAATAG
- the maf gene encoding septum formation inhibitor Maf, whose translation MELILGSQSSSRANLLKEHGIQFKQKALDFDEESLKVTDPREFVYLACKGKLEKAKKLIANHCTIVVADSVVSVGCQMQRKAKNKQEALEFLKLQSDNEIEILTCSALISPKLEWLDLSGFKARLGAFDLNEVERYLESGLWQESTGCVRLEDFHKPYIISSSKNLSVGLGLNVKGLLGVLQLGAKL comes from the coding sequence ATGGAGTTGATTTTAGGCTCTCAATCTAGCTCTAGAGCGAATCTTTTAAAAGAGCATGGCATTCAATTCAAACAAAAAGCGCTGGATTTTGATGAAGAAAGCTTGAAAGTTACAGACCCAAGAGAGTTTGTCTATTTAGCATGCAAGGGGAAGTTAGAAAAAGCCAAAAAGCTAATTGCCAATCATTGCACTATCGTGGTTGCTGATAGTGTGGTGAGTGTGGGTTGCCAAATGCAACGAAAAGCCAAAAACAAGCAAGAAGCCCTTGAATTTTTAAAACTTCAAAGCGATAATGAAATAGAGATTTTAACCTGCTCTGCCTTGATTTCTCCTAAATTAGAATGGCTGGATTTATCTGGCTTTAAAGCGCGTTTAGGGGCGTTTGATTTGAACGAAGTAGAAAGATATTTAGAAAGCGGTTTGTGGCAAGAAAGCACGGGCTGTGTGCGTTTAGAAGACTTTCATAAGCCCTATATTATAAGCTCAAGCAAGAATTTAAGCGTGGGGTTAGGGTTGAATGTAAAGGGCTTGTTAGGGGTGCTACAATTAGGGGCTAAACTTTAA
- the rlmN gene encoding 23S rRNA (adenine(2503)-C(2))-methyltransferase RlmN: MKPSVYDFTLKELSQLLKPSFRAKQLYLWLYAKYKTSFKDMQNNFSKDFIASLEQEFVLRTIEITHVSHSVDGSKKYLFKSLKDNHTFEAVFLKMKDKKIDEETNAILEGEKYTVCVSCQIGCQVGCSFCFTQKGGFVRNLKASEIIQQALLIKEDNNLPIEKALNIVFMGMGEPLNNLDEVCKAIEIFNTGMQISPKRITISTSGVADKIPILAEKNLGVQLAISLHAVDDKTRSSLIPLNKKYNIECVLNEVKKWPLEQRKRVMFEYLLIKNLNDSLNCAKKLLKLLNGIKSKVNLILFNPHEGSKFERPSLESARMFADFLNSKGLLCTIRESKALDIEAACGQLREKKL; the protein is encoded by the coding sequence ATGAAACCTAGCGTTTATGATTTCACTTTAAAGGAATTGAGCCAACTTTTAAAGCCAAGCTTTAGGGCTAAACAACTTTATTTGTGGCTTTATGCAAAGTATAAAACGAGCTTTAAAGATATGCAAAATAATTTTTCAAAAGATTTTATCGCTTCTTTGGAGCAAGAATTTGTTTTGCGCACGATAGAAATCACGCATGTGAGCCATAGCGTTGATGGCTCTAAAAAATACCTTTTTAAATCTTTAAAAGATAATCATACTTTTGAAGCGGTGTTTTTGAAAATGAAAGATAAAAAGATTGATGAAGAGACTAACGCCATTTTAGAGGGAGAAAAATACACCGTGTGCGTGTCTTGTCAAATAGGCTGTCAAGTGGGTTGCTCGTTTTGTTTCACTCAAAAAGGCGGTTTTGTAAGGAATTTAAAAGCGAGTGAAATTATCCAACAAGCTTTACTCATTAAAGAGGACAACAACCTCCCCATTGAAAAAGCGCTCAATATTGTTTTTATGGGAATGGGCGAGCCTTTGAATAATTTAGATGAGGTGTGTAAAGCGATTGAGATTTTTAATACCGGCATGCAAATTTCCCCTAAAAGGATCACCATTTCCACTAGCGGCGTAGCGGATAAGATCCCTATTTTAGCGGAAAAAAACTTGGGCGTGCAATTAGCCATATCCTTACACGCCGTAGATGATAAAACGCGCTCGTCTTTAATACCCTTGAATAAAAAATATAATATTGAATGCGTTTTGAATGAAGTGAAAAAATGGCCTTTAGAACAACGAAAAAGGGTGATGTTTGAATACCTTTTGATTAAAAACTTAAACGATAGCCTAAATTGCGCTAAAAAACTTTTAAAACTTTTAAACGGCATTAAATCCAAAGTGAATTTGATCTTATTCAATCCGCATGAAGGCTCTAAGTTTGAACGCCCTAGTTTAGAGAGCGCTAGAATGTTTGCGGATTTTTTAAACTCTAAAGGCTTATTATGCACCATTAGAGAGTCTAAAGCTTTAGATATTGAAGCGGCTTGTGGGCAATTGAGAGAGAAAAAACTCTAG
- a CDS encoding KpsF/GutQ family sugar-phosphate isomerase, producing the protein MSNLFDCNATAVQVLQDEASALLESVQQFQKPNDLEAIVKLILESQEKGGKLVIVGVGKSALVAQKISASMLSTGNRSAFLHPTEAMHGDLGMVEKNDVILMISYGGESLELLNLVSHLKRLSHKIITFTKSPNSSLSKLGDYYLSLKIKKESCPINTAPTTSTTLTLALGDVLMACLMRAKNFSQEDFASFHPGGLLGKKLFVKVKDLLQTTNLPLIPPNTSFKDALIEMSEKRLGSAILVNANNELVGVLSDGDVRRALLKGVSLESEVRDFATLKPKSFKNLDALLLEALEFLERHKIQLLVCVDSHNKVLGVLHLHQLLELGLKA; encoded by the coding sequence ATGTCCAATCTTTTTGATTGTAACGCTACCGCTGTGCAAGTCTTGCAAGATGAAGCAAGTGCGCTTTTAGAAAGCGTTCAGCAATTCCAAAAACCTAACGATTTAGAAGCGATTGTCAAGCTTATTTTAGAGAGCCAAGAAAAAGGGGGTAAGCTTGTGATCGTGGGCGTGGGTAAGAGTGCTTTAGTGGCACAAAAAATCAGTGCTTCCATGCTAAGCACCGGTAACAGGAGTGCGTTTTTACACCCCACAGAAGCCATGCATGGGGATTTAGGCATGGTGGAAAAAAACGATGTGATTTTAATGATTAGCTATGGGGGCGAGTCTTTAGAATTATTGAATTTAGTGAGCCATTTAAAACGCTTGAGCCATAAAATCATCACTTTTACCAAAAGCCCTAATAGCTCGCTCTCTAAACTTGGCGATTATTATTTAAGCTTAAAGATTAAAAAAGAATCTTGTCCTATTAACACCGCCCCAACGACTTCCACCACCCTAACTTTAGCCTTAGGCGATGTTTTAATGGCATGTTTGATGCGGGCGAAAAACTTTAGCCAAGAAGATTTTGCCTCCTTTCATCCGGGTGGGCTTTTGGGTAAAAAACTTTTTGTCAAGGTTAAAGATTTATTGCAAACCACCAACCTCCCCTTAATCCCTCCTAACACAAGCTTTAAAGACGCGCTCATAGAAATGAGTGAAAAACGCCTAGGCAGCGCGATTTTAGTGAATGCTAATAACGAGCTTGTGGGGGTGTTGAGCGATGGCGATGTTCGCAGGGCGTTACTAAAAGGGGTTAGTTTGGAGAGCGAAGTGAGGGATTTTGCCACTTTAAAACCTAAAAGCTTTAAGAATTTAGACGCCCTTCTTTTAGAAGCGTTAGAATTTTTAGAGCGTCATAAGATCCAGCTTTTAGTGTGCGTGGATTCTCACAATAAAGTTTTAGGGGTCTTGCACTTGCACCAACTTTTAGAATTAGGGCTTAAAGCATGA
- a CDS encoding ribonuclease J has product MSDNDHFENNRHNEHNEHSENSKADEVRDGAFERFTNRKKRFHKENAQKNEESSHHKKECHPNKKPNNHHKPKHAKTRNYAKEELDNNKVEGVTEILHVNERGTLGFHKELKKGVEANNKIQVEHLNPHYKMNLNSKASVKITPLGGLGEIGGNMMVIETPKSAIVIDAGMSFPKEGLFGVDILIPDFSYLHQIKDKIAGIIITHAHEDHIGATPYLFKELQFPLYGTPLSLGLIGSKFDEHGLKKYRSYFKIVEKRCPISVGEFIIEWIHITHSIIDSSALAIQTKAGTIIHTGDFKIDHTPVDNLPTDLYRLAHYGEKGVMLLLSDSTNSHKSGTTPSESTIAPAFDTLFKEAQGRVIMSTFSSNIHRVYQAIQYGIKYNRKIAVIGRSMEKNLDIARELGYIHLPYQSFIETNEVAKYPDNEVLIVTTGSQGETMSALYRMATDEHRHVSIKPNDLVIISAKAIPGNEASVSAVLNFLMKKEAKVAYQEFDNIHVSGHASQEEQKLMLRLIKPKFFLPVHGEYNHVARHKQTAISCGVPEKNIYLMEDGDQVEVSPTFIKKVGTIKSGKSYVDNQSNLSIDTSIVQQREEVASVGVFVATIFVNKNKQALLESSQFSSLGLVGFKDEKHLIKEIQGGLEMLIKSANDEILNNPKKLEDHTRNFMRKALFKKFRKYPAIICHVQSF; this is encoded by the coding sequence ATGAGTGATAATGACCATTTTGAAAACAACAGACACAATGAACATAATGAACATAGTGAAAACTCAAAAGCTGACGAGGTGCGAGATGGGGCGTTTGAGCGATTCACCAACCGCAAAAAGCGTTTCCATAAGGAAAATGCACAAAAAAATGAAGAATCTTCGCACCATAAAAAAGAGTGTCACCCTAACAAAAAACCCAATAACCACCACAAACCTAAACACGCCAAAACACGAAATTACGCCAAAGAAGAATTGGATAACAACAAAGTAGAGGGCGTCACTGAGATTTTGCATGTGAATGAGAGAGGGACTTTGGGCTTTCATAAGGAGTTAAAAAAGGGCGTTGAAGCGAATAATAAGATCCAAGTGGAGCATTTAAACCCACATTATAAGATGAATTTAAACTCTAAAGCGAGCGTTAAAATCACGCCTTTAGGGGGCTTGGGCGAAATTGGGGGGAATATGATGGTCATTGAAACCCCAAAAAGCGCGATTGTGATTGATGCGGGCATGAGCTTTCCTAAAGAAGGGCTATTTGGCGTGGATATTTTAATCCCTGATTTTTCTTATTTGCACCAAATTAAGGACAAGATCGCCGGTATTATCATCACCCATGCCCATGAAGATCACATAGGAGCGACGCCCTATTTATTCAAAGAGTTGCAATTCCCTCTTTATGGCACGCCTTTAAGTTTAGGGCTGATTGGGAGCAAGTTTGATGAACATGGTTTGAAAAAATACCGCTCGTATTTTAAAATCGTAGAAAAGCGTTGCCCCATTAGCGTTGGCGAATTTATCATTGAATGGATCCACATCACGCATTCTATCATTGACAGCAGCGCTTTAGCGATCCAAACAAAAGCGGGCACAATCATTCATACCGGCGATTTTAAGATCGATCACACCCCAGTGGATAATTTGCCCACTGATTTGTATCGTTTGGCACACTATGGCGAAAAGGGGGTGATGCTTTTATTAAGCGATTCCACTAATTCCCACAAATCTGGGACTACGCCAAGTGAAAGCACCATAGCACCGGCTTTTGATACCCTTTTTAAAGAAGCGCAAGGGAGGGTGATTATGAGCACTTTCTCTAGCAATATCCACCGGGTGTATCAAGCCATACAATACGGCATTAAATACAACCGCAAAATCGCTGTGATTGGGCGCTCTATGGAAAAAAACCTAGATATTGCCAGAGAATTAGGCTATATCCATTTGCCTTATCAATCTTTTATTGAGACCAATGAAGTCGCCAAATACCCAGACAATGAAGTCTTAATCGTAACGACCGGTTCACAAGGCGAAACCATGAGCGCTCTTTATCGCATGGCAACAGACGAGCACCGCCATGTTTCTATCAAGCCAAACGATTTAGTCATTATCTCCGCTAAAGCCATTCCTGGTAATGAAGCGAGCGTTTCAGCGGTATTGAATTTTTTAATGAAAAAAGAAGCTAAAGTGGCTTATCAAGAATTTGACAATATTCATGTGAGCGGACATGCCTCCCAAGAAGAGCAAAAGCTCATGTTAAGACTCATTAAGCCTAAGTTTTTCTTACCTGTGCATGGGGAATATAACCATGTTGCGCGCCACAAACAAACCGCTATTTCTTGTGGGGTGCCTGAAAAAAATATCTATTTAATGGAAGATGGCGATCAAGTGGAAGTCAGCCCCACTTTTATCAAAAAAGTCGGCACGATTAAAAGCGGTAAAAGCTATGTGGATAACCAAAGCAATTTGAGTATTGACACAAGCATCGTGCAACAAAGAGAAGAAGTCGCTAGCGTGGGGGTGTTTGTGGCTACAATTTTTGTGAATAAAAACAAACAAGCGCTTTTAGAAAGCTCTCAATTTTCTAGTTTAGGGCTTGTGGGCTTTAAAGATGAAAAGCATTTGATTAAAGAAATTCAAGGGGGCTTAGAAATGTTAATAAAATCTGCTAACGATGAGATTTTGAATAACCCTAAAAAATTAGAAGATCACACTCGTAATTTTATGAGAAAAGCGCTCTTTAAAAAGTTTAGAAAATACCCAGCTATCATTTGTCATGTCCAATCTTTTTGA
- the rsmA gene encoding 16S rRNA (adenine(1518)-N(6)/adenine(1519)-N(6))-dimethyltransferase RsmA — translation MVVAKKSLGQHFLTDESFLDRIVSALPPLNSLRLIEIGVGLGDLTLKLLDRYPLKTYEIDSSLCEKMRERLKKQKKPFELELAEKDALFLKEEEPYFLISNLPYYIATRLVLNAFKDPKCRGLLVMTQKEVALKFCTKDSQNALSVLAHAIGNVTLLFDVPPSAFSPSPKVFSSMFEVIKEPLKEKALASLIPTLSFEEALQKGFETLEDFLKACFSSPRKTLSNNLKKSVSYKEKLDKVLDFLALENQPTSVRASEIQDYLKLLKYLLKG, via the coding sequence ATGGTAGTAGCTAAAAAGTCTTTAGGGCAGCATTTTTTAACGGACGAGTCGTTTTTAGATCGTATTGTTAGTGCTTTGCCCCCCTTAAATTCGTTAAGATTGATTGAAATTGGCGTGGGGCTAGGGGATTTGACTCTTAAATTGTTAGATCGCTATCCTTTAAAGACTTATGAGATAGATAGCAGTTTGTGCGAGAAAATGCGAGAAAGGCTAAAAAAGCAAAAAAAACCTTTTGAGTTGGAATTAGCAGAAAAAGACGCTCTTTTTTTAAAAGAAGAAGAGCCTTATTTTTTGATCTCTAATTTGCCTTATTATATCGCTACTAGGCTTGTTTTAAATGCGTTTAAAGACCCTAAATGCAGGGGTTTATTGGTGATGACACAAAAGGAAGTGGCGTTAAAATTTTGCACTAAAGATTCACAGAATGCTTTAAGCGTTTTGGCTCACGCCATAGGGAATGTTACCCTTTTATTTGATGTGCCACCTAGCGCGTTTAGCCCATCTCCAAAGGTGTTTTCTAGCATGTTTGAAGTGATCAAAGAGCCGTTGAAAGAAAAGGCGTTAGCGTCATTAATTCCAACGCTATCTTTTGAAGAAGCCCTACAAAAAGGGTTTGAAACATTAGAAGATTTTTTGAAAGCTTGTTTCTCATCTCCTAGGAAGACGCTTTCAAACAATCTTAAAAAAAGCGTTTCTTATAAAGAAAAGCTTGATAAGGTGTTAGATTTTTTAGCGTTAGAAAACCAACCAACAAGCGTGAGAGCGTCTGAGATACAAGATTATCTCAAGCTCTTAAAATACCTTTTAAAAGGCTAA
- the hpnL gene encoding nickel-binding protein HpnL: MANHEHNQQNQQQAQACQQNQQQANGQHHHHEHHHHYYGGTHHHHHHAEQHAEQQANQQARQQQNQQS; the protein is encoded by the coding sequence ATGGCAAACCATGAACACAACCAACAAAATCAACAGCAAGCTCAAGCATGCCAACAAAATCAACAACAAGCTAATGGTCAGCACCACCATCACGAGCACCACCACCATTATTATGGTGGCACACACCACCACCATCATCATGCTGAACAGCATGCAGAACAACAAGCCAATCAGCAAGCTCGCCAACAACAAAACCAACAATCTTGA